One Fuerstiella marisgermanici DNA window includes the following coding sequences:
- a CDS encoding fumarylacetoacetate hydrolase family protein — MKIVRLQLSDSSTCYAQQTDDGSFQRLNGDLFGELKTTGEAVSGKVLAPLQPVDILCIGLNYLKHAQEGKADIPENPVLFMKTSSAVQNPGDPIVLPRKLNSDQVDYECELAVVIGKTCHNVSKEDALDYVLGYTCANDVSARDWQKNGGGGQWCRGKTFATFCPLGPCLVTSDEIKNPNSLTIRTTLNGNVMQDWNTDDMIFDVPSIIEFLSASTILAPGTVILTGTPHGVGFAQTPPVFLKEGDSVSIEIESIGTLTNPVVAEVV; from the coding sequence ATGAAAATTGTTCGCCTTCAGCTTTCTGACAGCTCCACCTGCTACGCTCAACAAACCGACGACGGCTCATTCCAGCGTCTTAACGGTGACCTGTTCGGCGAATTAAAGACGACGGGCGAAGCGGTGTCCGGAAAGGTGCTCGCGCCGCTGCAACCGGTCGACATCCTGTGCATCGGCCTGAATTACCTGAAGCACGCGCAGGAAGGGAAAGCCGATATTCCCGAAAACCCGGTGCTGTTTATGAAGACCAGCTCAGCCGTGCAAAATCCCGGCGATCCAATTGTATTGCCGCGGAAGCTGAACAGCGACCAGGTTGACTATGAATGCGAACTGGCCGTCGTGATTGGCAAGACGTGCCACAACGTGTCGAAAGAAGACGCTTTGGACTATGTGCTAGGCTACACCTGCGCAAACGACGTGAGTGCCCGCGACTGGCAGAAAAACGGTGGCGGCGGGCAATGGTGTCGTGGCAAGACGTTTGCCACGTTCTGTCCACTGGGTCCGTGTTTGGTGACGTCTGATGAGATCAAGAACCCGAATTCGCTGACCATTCGCACGACGTTAAACGGCAACGTCATGCAGGACTGGAACACGGATGATATGATCTTTGACGTTCCGTCGATCATTGAATTCCTGAGTGCCAGCACGATCCTCGCCCCCGGCACGGTGATTCTGACAGGCACGCCGCATGGCGTCGGCTTCGCTCAAACCCCGCCCGTGTTCCTGAAGGAAGGCGATTCGGTCAGCATCGAAATCGAAAGCATCGGCACATTGACAAACCCTGTCGTCGCCGAAGTCGTGTGA
- a CDS encoding TrmH family RNA methyltransferase produces MNRIRIESIDDPRLDAFRSMKKSNSTRSQDTFIAEGTTLVERLFRSPYEVQTVLASTQKLGNFADRIPDGTTVLEVDRDLATQLVGYSFHLGVVAVAARKPSPTLADAVPPDGASLVLLAEHMIDQQNVGLLIRIASAFGADAVVLGAGSADGFSRRVLRVSTGNGLFMPIVEGAAAGQAVDDLKSLNYTCCATVLTSSATELANYSFPARTALVFGNETHGLTAEIAGSCDERLTISMHNDTDSVNVAIAAGIFCHSYRSQH; encoded by the coding sequence ATGAATCGAATTCGAATCGAATCGATCGACGATCCCCGGCTGGATGCTTTTCGAAGCATGAAGAAGTCCAACAGCACTCGATCGCAGGACACCTTCATCGCGGAAGGCACGACACTGGTCGAACGGTTGTTCCGCAGCCCGTACGAAGTTCAGACGGTATTGGCCTCCACACAAAAGCTGGGCAACTTTGCGGACCGAATTCCTGACGGAACGACCGTCCTGGAAGTGGATCGCGACCTTGCGACACAGTTGGTGGGCTACTCGTTCCATCTGGGAGTCGTGGCTGTCGCAGCTCGAAAACCTTCGCCCACACTTGCCGATGCCGTGCCGCCAGATGGGGCGAGTCTCGTGTTATTGGCGGAGCACATGATCGACCAGCAGAACGTGGGGCTGTTAATCCGGATCGCGTCCGCCTTCGGTGCAGACGCGGTCGTCCTGGGAGCCGGATCCGCCGACGGGTTCTCGCGGCGCGTGTTGCGAGTCTCAACGGGTAACGGTTTGTTCATGCCAATTGTTGAGGGTGCAGCCGCCGGGCAGGCCGTTGACGACCTGAAGTCACTCAACTATACGTGCTGCGCAACTGTGCTGACCAGCAGTGCGACGGAACTGGCCAACTACTCGTTTCCGGCCCGTACGGCGCTCGTCTTCGGCAACGAAACTCACGGGCTGACAGCCGAGATCGCGGGAAGTTGTGATGAACGTCTGACGATTTCGATGCATAACGACACGGATTCCGTGAATGTTGCCATCGCGGCGGGTATCTTCTGTCATTCATACCGGTCACAACATTGA
- a CDS encoding ABC transporter permease, translated as MKNLVILAQQDGPQVYEIADWAPVWVVGLLLFLGLVGFSYGTRAGIIARATTKEAIRQPLFFLLLLISAAVLVVNTFMPFFTLGDDIRELKNCGLATLLISGVLLAVWTAGTSITNEIDGKTAMTLLSKPITRRQFVLGKYIGIVQAVLWLFLPMMLLMAFLIFYKVGYDQKEASSEVAHWIEWTTVAGGVELPSPNPVRMAAVSQVLPGVVLCFFQVCVLGAISVAVATRLPMVVNLVVCFAVFVVGNLTPMMVTQGKTVIQNEFVTFVARLIATILPSLHSFDIYGVLARGGSVPPTYLGVSLLYGAAYAAATILVAFILFEDRDLA; from the coding sequence ATGAAAAACCTTGTGATTCTTGCTCAACAGGATGGGCCTCAGGTCTACGAAATTGCAGACTGGGCCCCCGTGTGGGTCGTTGGTTTGCTGTTGTTTCTGGGCTTAGTTGGATTTTCGTACGGCACGCGAGCCGGCATTATCGCTCGTGCGACCACGAAAGAAGCGATCCGGCAGCCGCTGTTCTTTCTGCTGCTGTTGATTTCGGCCGCCGTGCTGGTGGTAAACACCTTCATGCCCTTCTTCACTCTGGGTGACGATATCCGGGAACTCAAAAACTGCGGCTTAGCCACGCTGCTGATTTCCGGTGTGCTCTTGGCCGTATGGACGGCGGGGACCAGCATCACCAACGAAATCGACGGTAAGACGGCGATGACGCTGCTGTCGAAGCCAATCACGCGACGCCAGTTCGTGCTCGGCAAGTACATCGGAATTGTCCAGGCGGTGCTGTGGCTGTTTCTGCCTATGATGCTGCTGATGGCGTTCCTGATCTTTTACAAGGTCGGCTACGACCAGAAAGAAGCGTCGTCCGAAGTGGCTCACTGGATTGAATGGACAACGGTCGCTGGTGGTGTGGAACTCCCCAGCCCCAACCCCGTCCGAATGGCGGCGGTGTCTCAGGTATTGCCCGGCGTAGTGCTGTGTTTCTTCCAGGTCTGCGTACTGGGTGCCATCAGTGTGGCCGTGGCGACTCGCTTGCCGATGGTGGTGAATCTGGTGGTGTGCTTTGCCGTTTTTGTGGTCGGCAATCTGACCCCGATGATGGTGACTCAGGGTAAGACCGTGATTCAAAACGAATTCGTCACCTTCGTCGCGCGCCTGATTGCAACGATTTTACCGTCTTTGCACTCGTTCGATATCTACGGAGTGCTCGCGCGCGGCGGGTCTGTGCCGCCCACTTACCTTGGCGTGAGCCTGCTGTACGGAGCGGCGTATGCGGCGGCCACGATTCTGGTGGCATTCATTTTGTTTGAAGACCGGGATCTGGCTTAA
- a CDS encoding ATP-binding cassette domain-containing protein: protein MSDAAPNAFHKVISDRQFFTSSLAAALVAAILSALTLVGIVLSAAGLTKLVVAGAICVDSPADTAADQVGFPQNIVRPIVDAIPWLNQPGSALSTLFVGLAVLVLVRLLLRAFAESRISGQVSRAVNRLREHIQRQALRCNPGDLTGAQRRTAASLFQQTAQKLDDNARRWSFYRWTSGCDLVVLTILLLCINWRVGLECILPVIVCWFIARIESERHAASAHLLTEQFDRGLEKLTAHLDKARIVAGYGMESLEHDHFSGSLKLYEKRCDRLRRQRQRSRWSSNLIFAAMVALPAFILARHLLFGDLIGLPAAVAIGTVIGFFVVSLYRLRNIAQLHGAATVAADSINQYLLRVPSVSQVVGARFLEPMSRLLQFNQVCVETETHPDLLSNLDLKIEFGQRVALLSLDPLEAEALVSLVPRFQDPSRGQVLIDGQDIRRATLESLRAEAVIVGGDEPVFNTTVLENITVGQSSLSKQDAIEACKVAHAESFIRQLPKGYETHLGEHESLLDVGQRFRLSLARAIARKPALLIIQEPEAALDAETKAILDDTYQRICQGRTLIFLPTRLSTVKKCDRIIMLHHGRVATDGRHEDLVRTSELYRHWEYQRFNVFR, encoded by the coding sequence GTGTCTGATGCAGCCCCCAATGCGTTTCACAAGGTCATTTCTGACCGGCAGTTCTTCACTTCGTCACTGGCCGCCGCGCTGGTGGCCGCCATCCTGTCCGCTCTGACGCTTGTCGGCATCGTGCTAAGTGCCGCCGGACTGACGAAGCTTGTCGTCGCTGGGGCGATCTGCGTCGATTCGCCGGCGGACACCGCGGCTGATCAGGTCGGATTTCCGCAGAACATTGTTCGCCCAATTGTCGATGCCATTCCGTGGTTGAATCAGCCGGGCTCAGCCCTCAGCACCTTGTTCGTGGGGCTGGCGGTGCTCGTGCTCGTCCGGTTGCTGCTGCGAGCCTTCGCGGAATCTCGCATCAGCGGCCAAGTGTCCCGAGCCGTTAATCGACTGCGTGAGCACATCCAACGCCAGGCTCTGCGTTGCAACCCCGGCGATCTGACAGGCGCTCAACGTCGCACGGCGGCCAGCTTGTTTCAGCAGACGGCCCAGAAACTGGACGACAACGCTCGCCGCTGGAGTTTCTATCGCTGGACGTCCGGCTGTGACCTTGTCGTGCTGACAATCCTTCTGTTGTGCATCAATTGGCGAGTCGGCCTGGAATGCATTCTGCCCGTCATCGTGTGCTGGTTTATCGCTCGCATCGAATCCGAACGTCACGCCGCATCGGCTCATTTGCTAACCGAGCAGTTCGATCGCGGCCTCGAAAAGCTGACAGCACACCTGGACAAAGCACGCATTGTGGCGGGCTACGGCATGGAGTCGCTTGAGCACGACCACTTTAGCGGCAGCCTGAAGTTGTACGAAAAACGCTGCGACAGACTGCGGCGACAAAGACAGCGAAGCCGCTGGTCGTCGAACCTAATTTTTGCCGCCATGGTCGCTCTGCCAGCATTCATCCTGGCGCGACACTTGTTGTTCGGCGATCTGATCGGTCTGCCCGCAGCCGTTGCGATCGGCACGGTGATCGGCTTCTTTGTCGTCAGCCTGTACCGACTCCGCAACATCGCTCAGTTGCACGGCGCAGCCACAGTGGCCGCCGACAGCATTAATCAGTATCTGCTGCGAGTGCCATCTGTCAGCCAGGTTGTCGGGGCACGCTTTCTGGAGCCGATGTCACGGCTGCTGCAATTCAATCAGGTGTGCGTGGAAACTGAAACGCACCCGGACCTGCTGTCGAATCTGGATCTGAAAATCGAATTCGGCCAGCGAGTCGCGCTGTTGTCTTTGGATCCGCTGGAAGCCGAAGCCCTGGTCAGTCTCGTGCCGCGATTTCAGGATCCGTCGCGAGGCCAGGTGCTGATCGACGGTCAGGATATCCGTCGCGCGACGCTGGAATCGCTGCGTGCAGAAGCTGTCATCGTCGGCGGCGACGAACCCGTGTTCAACACGACCGTGCTGGAAAACATCACGGTCGGCCAGTCCAGTCTGTCCAAACAGGATGCGATCGAAGCCTGCAAGGTGGCTCACGCAGAAAGCTTCATTCGCCAGCTTCCCAAGGGCTACGAAACTCATCTAGGTGAACATGAATCGCTACTGGATGTCGGGCAGAGATTTCGGTTAAGCCTCGCCCGCGCGATCGCTCGCAAGCCAGCGCTTTTGATCATCCAGGAACCGGAAGCCGCGCTGGATGCGGAAACCAAGGCCATTTTGGACGACACCTATCAACGCATCTGCCAGGGCCGCACGTTGATCTTTCTTCCGACACGCCTGTCCACCGTCAAAAAGTGCGACCGCATCATCATGCTGCACCACGGCCGAGTCGCAACGGACGGTCGGCACGAAGACCTGGTGCGAACGTCTGAACTGTACCGCCACTGGGAGTACCAGCGGTTCAACGTGTTTCGGTAG
- a CDS encoding glutamate-5-semialdehyde dehydrogenase, with amino-acid sequence MELKQYAKTVAKNARQASIELATATGDQKLNWLKRCAAELVARADEIVAANAKDLTAAEEKGLSSAMIDRLRLTPERLQNLADAVVEIGQLPDPVGEIFESCKRPNGLLVTKVRVPLGVVFFIYESRPNVTVDAAALCVKSGNAVILRGGSEAFHSNTVLYSVLKDCLKAEGLPENAVQLVETTDRAAVGEFLAKGDLIDVTIPRGGKSLIERVAREATMPVIKHFDGICHVYIDASADQAMATDITVNSKCQRPGVCNAAETLLIHKDAAARFWPALAAELQSKGVELRCCSESAKGIKDAKAATDEDYGTEYLELILSVKIVDSIEEAAGHIRQFGSGHTESIVTNSLQAAEYFQNQVDSSAVIVNASTRFNDGGEFGLGAEIGISTDRFHARGPCGLREIMSYKYVVHGTGQIRN; translated from the coding sequence ATGGAACTGAAACAATACGCAAAAACAGTTGCAAAAAACGCTCGCCAGGCATCCATCGAACTGGCGACAGCGACCGGCGATCAAAAGCTGAACTGGCTAAAGCGTTGTGCGGCCGAACTGGTGGCTCGCGCAGATGAGATCGTGGCGGCCAATGCGAAAGACCTGACTGCGGCTGAGGAAAAAGGTCTGAGTTCCGCGATGATCGATCGCCTGCGACTCACGCCGGAACGACTGCAGAACCTTGCCGATGCCGTTGTTGAAATCGGTCAACTGCCGGACCCGGTCGGTGAGATTTTTGAAAGCTGCAAGCGGCCGAATGGTTTGCTGGTCACCAAGGTGCGAGTTCCCCTGGGCGTCGTTTTCTTCATCTACGAATCGCGCCCGAACGTGACAGTTGATGCCGCCGCGCTGTGCGTGAAGAGCGGCAATGCGGTCATCCTTCGTGGGGGCAGCGAAGCGTTTCACAGCAACACAGTGCTGTACAGCGTGTTGAAGGATTGCCTGAAGGCGGAAGGCTTGCCGGAAAACGCCGTGCAACTGGTGGAGACCACCGACCGAGCGGCTGTCGGCGAATTTCTGGCGAAGGGCGACCTGATCGACGTCACCATCCCGCGTGGCGGAAAGTCGTTGATTGAACGAGTAGCTCGCGAAGCCACTATGCCCGTTATTAAGCACTTCGATGGCATCTGCCACGTGTACATCGATGCGTCGGCCGATCAGGCGATGGCGACCGACATTACGGTGAACAGCAAGTGTCAGCGTCCGGGTGTCTGCAACGCGGCGGAAACGTTGCTCATTCACAAAGACGCGGCCGCCCGTTTCTGGCCAGCCCTCGCGGCCGAACTGCAGTCGAAGGGCGTCGAACTACGTTGCTGTTCGGAAAGCGCCAAAGGAATTAAAGACGCGAAGGCTGCTACAGATGAAGACTACGGGACGGAGTACCTGGAACTGATTCTGTCGGTAAAGATCGTGGACAGCATCGAAGAAGCGGCCGGTCACATTCGGCAGTTTGGGTCAGGCCATACAGAATCGATTGTCACCAACAGCTTGCAGGCGGCTGAGTACTTTCAGAATCAGGTCGATTCGTCGGCGGTCATCGTGAACGCGAGTACTCGATTTAACGACGGCGGCGAGTTTGGGTTGGGTGCTGAGATCGGGATCAGCACCGACCGCTTTCACGCTCGCGGTCCCTGCGGATTGCGGGAAATCATGAGCTACAAATACGTGGTCCACGGAACCGGCCAGATTCGCAACTGA
- the rpsR gene encoding 30S ribosomal protein S18, with protein MATISKSDLKKLRKRRARLKKKKMTCPFTAGGNVPRPVYVDYKDLKTLRNLIDREGRILPRRRTGTSALYQRAVRKAVLRARFIGLLPYVSDD; from the coding sequence ATGGCAACAATTTCGAAATCGGATCTAAAGAAGCTTCGCAAACGACGTGCTCGTTTGAAGAAGAAGAAGATGACATGCCCGTTCACGGCTGGCGGCAATGTGCCTCGTCCCGTGTATGTGGACTACAAAGACCTCAAGACGTTGCGCAATTTGATCGACCGCGAAGGCCGCATTCTGCCTCGCCGACGTACCGGCACATCGGCGCTGTATCAGCGAGCCGTTCGGAAAGCTGTTTTGCGAGCTCGGTTTATCGGCCTGCTGCCTTACGTTTCTGACGATTAG